The genome window ACATACCTTTTTAATACAGCGCTCAGACTTGGAATATCAAAGAATCATGCGGAAGCCGAGAAATTGGTGGATGATACGCTCTGCAGTGTGGGCATGTCCCTTGCTACGGTAAAGGGCAAGTATCCTACTCAGTTTTCCGGCGGTGAGCTTCAGAGAGTTTCGATCGCACGGGCGCTGATCACCCGGCCTAAGCTTATAGTAGCAGACGAGCCGGTTGCCGCAATCGATGCGTCGATGAAGATGAACATCGTTAACCTTTTTAAACAACTCAAGGATAAATATAAAGTTTCCTTTATATATGTTACCCACGACCTATCCACAGCATATTATGTGTCTGACTACATCGCGACCTTGTATCGTGGATGCCTTGTTGAATACGGCCCCGCCAAGGAAATCATGGATGAGCCGGCGCATCCGTATACGGAGCTTTTGATGAACGCGATACCGAGGGTTGGTGAAAAGTGGGATAAGGACCTGACGATGCCTGATATGGAGGAGAAAGAATATGCGCTCACCTGCTGCAGATTTGCACCGCGCTGTCAGTATGCGACGGACGAATGCAGAAAAAAGATGCCGGATATGACGATGATCAGCAAAAGCAGGAAGGTGCTCTGCTATCATCCTCTGATAAAGCCAAGGCGGTAAATTGAAAGTTGCAGGTTGAATTCTTCAAGGAGTGATTTTAGAGCCTGTCATTGGTGAACTCATCAATATAGTGTCAGGGAATTTCATTCCGATTGTCATCAAGTCTTATCGAGAATTAAAAAGATATCCATAATTAATGGCACGTTTATGAAACTCTCCGTTCATATAAAAAGAGTATTATTGATAGAGGTGAGTATCATAGTGTGGCTTGAAAATATGTGATGGGTGAGGTTCTATAAACGTAGAAGTAATATGGCCGTATAGCACTGACAAAGAAGGGAGCGATAGTATGGATGTTAAAAATATTATTTCCAAGATGACTCTGGAGGAGAAGGCAAGCCTGTGCTCGGGCCGCGATTTTTGGCACACTAAGGCTGTAGAGAGGCTCGGGCTTCCGGCGGTTATGGTAAGCGATGGCCCTTACGGGCTTCGAAAACAGGATCAGACCAAAGAGAACGCAGGCATCAATGAAAGCATCATGGCTGTATGCTTTCCGGCTGCATCCGCGATGGCTGCATCGTTTGACAAGGACCTTATATATAAAGAGGGAGAGGCGCTGGGGGATGAGTGCCAGCATGAAAATGTCAGCACTATTTTGGGGCCTGCAGTAAATATAAAGCGTTCTCCACTGTGTGGCAGGAATTTTGAATATTTCTCGGAGGACCCTTTCCTAGCGGCAGAGATGGCTGCAAACTACATAAAGGGCGTACAGAGCAAGAACGTGGGTACGAGCATAAAGCATTTCTGCGGCAACAATCAGGAGCACAGAAGGATGAGCTCCGATTCCGTTATCGATGAGAGAACCTTAAGGGAAATCTATCTTGCCGTGTTTGAGGGAGCGATAAAGAATGGGAAGCCATGGACCGTAATGTGCTCCTACAATAAACTAAACGGGACCTATGCGTCAGAAAACAAGAGGCTTTTGACGGACATACTCAGAAATGAGTGGGGTTTTGAAGGCTATGTGATGAGTGACTGGGGAGCGGTAAACGACAGGGTAAAGGGCATAGAAGCAGGCCTTGACCTTGAGATGCCAAGCTCCAACGGCCTAAATGATGCCAGAATTGTCCAAGCCGTGAAGGAAGGCAGGCTGGATGAGAAGGAAGTGGACAAGGCCGTAGAAAGAATACTAAATATAGTAAAGAGATATACCGAGAACAGAAAACCGGATACCGAATGGGATATGGAAGCTCATCACAATCTCGCTGTAAAACTTGAAGAGCAGTGCATGGTTCTTCTTAAAAACGAAGATGTTCTGCCTCTAAAGAAGGGCAGCAAGGTTACGTTTATAGGAAAATTTGCGGACCAGCCAAGGTATCAGGGCGGCGGAAGCTCGCATATCAATTCCTTCAGGGTCGAAAGCGCACTTTCGGCGGTTCAGGGGATTGCGGATGTTACGTATGCGCAGGGCTATGATGACAGAAAAGATGAACCCGATGAGACTATGATAAGGCAGGCGGAGGACGCGGCAAGAGGGGCACAGACAGCTGTGATATTTGCCGGACTTCCGGATTCATTCGAGTCTGAAGGCTATGACAGG of Clostridiales bacterium contains these proteins:
- a CDS encoding glycoside hydrolase family 3 C-terminal domain-containing protein, with the translated sequence MDVKNIISKMTLEEKASLCSGRDFWHTKAVERLGLPAVMVSDGPYGLRKQDQTKENAGINESIMAVCFPAASAMAASFDKDLIYKEGEALGDECQHENVSTILGPAVNIKRSPLCGRNFEYFSEDPFLAAEMAANYIKGVQSKNVGTSIKHFCGNNQEHRRMSSDSVIDERTLREIYLAVFEGAIKNGKPWTVMCSYNKLNGTYASENKRLLTDILRNEWGFEGYVMSDWGAVNDRVKGIEAGLDLEMPSSNGLNDARIVQAVKEGRLDEKEVDKAVERILNIVKRYTENRKPDTEWDMEAHHNLAVKLEEQCMVLLKNEDVLPLKKGSKVTFIGKFADQPRYQGGGSSHINSFRVESALSAVQGIADVTYAQGYDDRKDEPDETMIRQAEDAARGAQTAVIFAGLPDSFESEGYDREHMSMPACQNELIERVAKVQPNTVVVLHNGSPVEMPWADDVKGILEAYLGGQGVGKACVDVLFGDANPSGKLPETFPKKLQDNPSYLYYHGEGDRVEYREGVFVGYRYYDKKDIDVLFPFGFGLSYTKFDYSNLTLSSREIKDTDKLTVLVDVTNTGDREGKEIVELYVGEKDPKVIRPLKELKKFEKVNLKPGETKTVKFTLCKRAFAYYNTEIRDWYVETGDYQILIGKSSRDIVLRDTVHVESSVKLPFKLTVNTTFGDLFARPDISKELKPLMDAVKASMVQQTEGGSEAISDDMNNAMLRYLPLRGILSFGGNITYDKLQAMVDQVNKKLSKQ
- a CDS encoding ABC transporter ATP-binding protein — protein: MTEKLLEIKNVSKIFRIGGILSGKKLVAVDNVSLNIDSGKPVILSIVGESGCGKSTMCKMILRMYKPDMGDIILSGNSYSDKKNYNPRQFRLDVQPIFQNPYESFSARKTVDTYLFNTALRLGISKNHAEAEKLVDDTLCSVGMSLATVKGKYPTQFSGGELQRVSIARALITRPKLIVADEPVAAIDASMKMNIVNLFKQLKDKYKVSFIYVTHDLSTAYYVSDYIATLYRGCLVEYGPAKEIMDEPAHPYTELLMNAIPRVGEKWDKDLTMPDMEEKEYALTCCRFAPRCQYATDECRKKMPDMTMISKSRKVLCYHPLIKPRR